From a region of the Candidatus Limnocylindrales bacterium genome:
- a CDS encoding response regulator: protein MKTIRFKFLVFPLLLSTIPLIILGFISFKDSSRVLQETTYQRLNQMIQDFQRDIDTHLLDRLSAVQFLSESSALATFSRLGMEKHTFDLEVYHFQRWNGLKLDPFPSVGDLVNFSVGLGELGGKKILDFGLYPSEEYVGLDGMVRQHVYAGGSNDQDFQEVHLEKLDRSQEIWFQEAKKGNNYISNPQFVKLYLKEYALNQVGEKERIIEKKLIVLAVPHRVQKELRGVLMVTTTPDILYRQLKELTSHYGTSYIVSNQGVILAHPNPEQEGQKIEADLLALLKDSGKGWKSYGEQMLICSSSLLTGWILTLNIPEEWILQPISNLRFKPLIVVGITVVVTGLLMIGITNRFVVNPLQVLSRESEIIARGEYSHRLKISTGDEIERLALVLNTLAERVQSHTENLEMLVQERTEELQKKNRQLEETLEQLKITQNQLIQSEKMGSLGQMLSGVAHEINNPLAVIKMFTELLMMNLASDQDTVEILKKMDQATDRAKRTIQNLLTIARKHKPEKRFIDVNQVIEGVLELRSYYLRVSNIEVIKNLQPNLPKTMADFHQLQQVFLNIILNAEQAMQEAHRQGRLIIQSKLIESVQESPLLKTFVLNPGEKLLHPTPPFIQVSITDEGPGISPENLRRIFDPFFTTKDVGKGTGLGLSISYTIMQEHEGRIYATSEWGKGATFFIELPVKVEEEKSQEPASPRGNQLPHPILPEKRVLVVDDESIILEILSEILQKLGYMVDTSRTADTALENLNSKSYDFLITDIKMPQMGGQELYQHIKQRNPKLARRIIFITGDLLSDDTLKFIQETGNLCLAKPFSMEELQRILHRLSQMT, encoded by the coding sequence ATGAAAACCATTCGTTTTAAGTTTCTGGTTTTTCCCCTTTTGTTATCCACCATTCCTTTAATTATTCTCGGGTTTATTTCCTTTAAAGATAGCAGCCGGGTTCTACAAGAAACAACTTATCAGCGACTCAACCAGATGATTCAGGATTTTCAACGGGATATCGACACGCACCTTCTGGATCGACTCAGTGCGGTTCAGTTTTTAAGTGAAAGCTCCGCCCTGGCTACATTTTCTCGTTTGGGAATGGAAAAACACACCTTTGACCTGGAGGTTTATCATTTCCAAAGATGGAACGGACTCAAATTGGATCCTTTTCCCTCTGTAGGAGATTTAGTTAACTTTAGTGTGGGATTAGGGGAGTTAGGGGGGAAAAAAATCCTGGATTTCGGGTTATATCCTTCAGAGGAGTATGTGGGACTGGACGGGATGGTTCGCCAACATGTTTATGCGGGAGGATCCAACGATCAAGATTTTCAAGAAGTCCATTTAGAAAAACTTGACCGGTCTCAAGAGATCTGGTTTCAGGAAGCTAAAAAGGGAAACAATTATATTTCAAATCCCCAATTTGTGAAACTCTACTTGAAAGAATATGCTCTGAACCAGGTAGGGGAGAAAGAGCGGATCATCGAAAAAAAATTGATAGTTCTGGCAGTTCCTCACCGGGTTCAAAAAGAGCTCCGCGGAGTCTTGATGGTTACCACAACTCCCGATATTCTCTATCGGCAATTGAAAGAGCTGACCTCCCATTATGGAACAAGCTATATTGTAAGTAATCAAGGGGTTATCCTGGCCCATCCCAATCCTGAACAGGAGGGTCAGAAGATAGAAGCCGATCTTCTAGCCCTTTTGAAGGATTCCGGGAAGGGATGGAAATCTTATGGGGAACAAATGCTTATCTGCTCTTCCAGTTTGCTAACAGGATGGATCCTTACTCTTAATATCCCGGAAGAATGGATTCTACAACCTATTTCTAACCTACGCTTTAAACCTCTTATCGTAGTAGGAATCACCGTTGTTGTAACGGGTTTATTAATGATAGGGATTACCAATCGCTTTGTTGTCAATCCTTTACAAGTTTTATCTAGAGAGTCTGAAATCATTGCGAGGGGAGAATATTCCCACAGGTTGAAAATTTCTACGGGAGATGAAATTGAGAGGCTGGCCCTTGTCCTGAATACGTTGGCCGAGAGGGTTCAATCCCATACCGAAAACCTGGAGATGCTGGTTCAGGAAAGGACCGAAGAACTCCAGAAAAAAAATCGCCAACTGGAGGAGACCCTGGAACAACTCAAAATAACTCAAAACCAGTTGATTCAGTCGGAAAAGATGGGATCTCTCGGTCAAATGCTCTCAGGGGTTGCCCATGAAATAAATAATCCTCTGGCTGTTATAAAAATGTTTACCGAGTTACTGATGATGAATCTGGCCTCAGACCAAGATACCGTGGAAATCTTAAAGAAAATGGATCAGGCAACCGACCGGGCCAAAAGGACTATACAAAACCTGCTTACCATTGCAAGGAAGCATAAACCTGAAAAGCGCTTCATTGATGTTAACCAGGTCATAGAGGGAGTTTTAGAGCTACGATCTTATTACTTACGTGTCAGTAATATTGAAGTTATTAAAAACCTTCAACCAAACCTTCCTAAAACCATGGCCGATTTTCATCAACTCCAACAAGTATTTTTAAATATTATCCTGAACGCCGAGCAGGCTATGCAAGAAGCCCATCGCCAGGGACGATTGATTATTCAATCCAAATTGATAGAATCCGTTCAAGAATCCCCCTTGCTCAAAACTTTTGTGCTAAATCCAGGAGAAAAGCTTCTTCATCCGACTCCTCCGTTCATTCAGGTTTCTATAACCGATGAGGGTCCCGGAATTTCGCCGGAAAATTTAAGGCGGATTTTTGATCCCTTTTTCACAACCAAAGACGTGGGAAAAGGCACAGGGCTTGGGTTGAGTATCAGTTATACGATCATGCAGGAACATGAAGGAAGAATTTATGCAACCAGCGAATGGGGGAAAGGGGCCACCTTTTTTATAGAACTTCCCGTCAAAGTTGAAGAAGAGAAATCACAGGAACCCGCATCTCCCCGGGGAAATCAGCTACCTCATCCTATACTTCCTGAGAAGCGAGTTCTGGTGGTAGACGATGAAAGTATCATCCTGGAGATCCTTTCAGAGATCTTACAAAAACTGGGATATATGGTCGATACCTCGAGAACGGCTGACACAGCTTTGGAAAATCTTAACTCAAAGTCCTATGATTTCCTTATCACCGATATTAAAATGCCCCAAATGGGGGGTCAGGAGCTCTACCAACACATAAAGCAACGAAACCCAAAGCTTGCCAGACGGATTATTTTCATTACCGGAGATCTGTTATCCGACGATACCTTGAAATTCATCCAGGAAACTGGAAATCTATGTCTGGCCAAGCCTTTCAGTATGGAAGAACTTCAACGGATTCTTCATCGGCTATCCCAGATGACCTGA
- the ntrC gene encoding nitrogen regulation protein NR(I), giving the protein MKILIVDDDESMRWVMAKAIEKRGYEVYSLDSGEAAIEFLRTQPCSIVFMDIKMMGISGLEALKEIKRSYEGVYVIIMTAQNDMKNAIDAMKLGAFDYITKPFDLNEIYLLIEKIQSIESLKEEVTHLRSELKRKSVPESLESIIGESKGMQEVFKLIGRVADKDVTVLITGESGTGKELVAKVLHYNSRRISKPFVVINCAAIPETLLESELFGHEKGAFTDATALKIGKFQQADGGTIFLDEIGDMGLDLQAKLLRVLQDGDFYRVGGSKAIKANVRVIAATNKNLEEAVRKGQFREDLYYRLNVINIHLPPLRERKSDIKLLTEYFLNKISAELGIERKHISREAENLLIQYHWPGNIRELENVLKRAIVLTSTDTITPEHLPASISQLSESPEKKKIFLEDMIEAKLQLYSSKLPPDVEGDLYQTVIEQVEKSLIEKVIRKTSGNQIQAARILGINRNTLRKKIQELGVEL; this is encoded by the coding sequence ATGAAGATTCTTATCGTCGATGATGACGAAAGTATGCGCTGGGTTATGGCGAAAGCCATAGAAAAGCGTGGCTATGAAGTTTACTCCCTGGACAGTGGGGAGGCAGCCATTGAGTTTCTCCGGACACAACCCTGTTCCATTGTCTTTATGGATATTAAAATGATGGGGATATCCGGTCTGGAGGCTTTGAAAGAGATCAAGAGGAGCTACGAAGGGGTTTATGTCATTATTATGACGGCTCAAAATGATATGAAAAATGCCATCGACGCCATGAAGTTGGGAGCATTTGATTATATCACCAAACCCTTCGATTTAAATGAGATTTACCTCCTGATTGAGAAAATCCAGAGTATCGAATCCCTTAAAGAAGAGGTCACCCATCTTCGTTCTGAACTCAAGCGAAAGTCTGTTCCTGAGAGCCTTGAGAGCATCATTGGAGAGAGCAAGGGCATGCAAGAAGTTTTTAAATTGATCGGTCGTGTAGCCGATAAGGATGTTACGGTACTCATTACCGGTGAAAGTGGAACAGGCAAGGAGCTGGTCGCCAAGGTCTTACATTATAACAGTCGGCGTATTTCGAAACCTTTTGTAGTGATCAATTGTGCCGCCATTCCGGAAACGCTCCTGGAAAGCGAGTTATTTGGCCATGAGAAAGGTGCTTTTACCGACGCAACGGCTTTAAAAATCGGAAAGTTTCAACAGGCAGACGGTGGCACCATTTTTCTAGATGAGATCGGAGATATGGGCCTGGACCTTCAGGCAAAGCTCCTACGGGTTCTTCAGGATGGAGATTTCTACCGGGTTGGCGGAAGTAAAGCCATCAAGGCCAATGTTCGGGTCATTGCAGCCACGAATAAAAACCTGGAGGAAGCGGTCCGAAAGGGGCAATTTCGGGAAGATCTTTATTACCGACTCAATGTCATTAATATCCATTTACCACCCCTTCGGGAGCGGAAAAGCGATATCAAATTGCTCACGGAGTACTTTTTGAATAAAATTTCCGCCGAGTTGGGAATCGAACGAAAACATATCAGTCGTGAGGCCGAAAATCTTCTTATCCAGTACCACTGGCCCGGTAATATTCGGGAGTTGGAAAACGTTCTGAAGCGGGCCATTGTACTGACCAGTACCGATACCATTACCCCTGAGCACTTACCTGCTTCCATCTCTCAACTATCGGAGTCTCCAGAGAAGAAAAAGATTTTCCTTGAAGATATGATCGAGGCGAAACTCCAGTTGTATTCCAGTAAACTGCCTCCCGACGTTGAAGGGGATCTTTACCAGACTGTGATCGAACAGGTAGAAAAATCCCTTATTGAAAAGGTAATTCGAAAAACCAGCGGAAATCAAATTCAAGCCGCCCGCATCCTGGGAATTAATAGAAATACGCTGCGGAAGAAGATCCAGGAACTTGGAGTAGAGCTATAA
- a CDS encoding ATP-binding protein, with translation MDIKTLYENILSSLRDGIIVIDINKKITLFNQAAEHLLDLPASQACGKNFDDLPAMDSEIRLLIRDTLLTGKTFSSHKRSLFLKNGKTLSLDIATSPLFNQQGDIYGVVIVLRDLTAIKDLEEEIRRKDILASMGSVAAGIAHEIKNPLGSIIGASQLLYEEVKNNPELAEYLKVVIKEAERVNRLIEDLLSLTKPTRLNFKKVNIHEILKNILLLESASSTKIIFQEEYDPSLPEILADREKLTQVFLNLIHNGIEAMSGQGIIKLVTRVSTDCYISRTGPEKRSRPMIVVEIHDQGEGIPEDAIEKLFTPFYTTKPKGVGLGLAISHKIIEEHEGFIKVESKIGKGSIFKVYLPLS, from the coding sequence ATGGATATCAAAACCCTTTATGAAAATATCCTTTCGAGCTTAAGGGATGGTATTATTGTTATCGACATTAACAAAAAAATTACCTTATTCAATCAAGCTGCCGAACATTTATTAGATCTTCCTGCTTCCCAGGCCTGCGGAAAAAATTTTGATGATCTGCCGGCCATGGATTCTGAAATACGGCTCCTTATTCGAGATACCCTTCTAACGGGTAAAACTTTCTCCAGTCACAAACGGAGCCTCTTCCTAAAGAATGGAAAAACTCTCTCCCTGGATATTGCTACCTCTCCTCTTTTTAATCAACAGGGGGACATCTATGGTGTAGTTATTGTCCTTAGGGATCTTACCGCGATAAAGGATTTGGAAGAAGAAATCCGACGGAAAGATATCCTGGCTTCCATGGGAAGTGTTGCAGCAGGAATCGCCCATGAGATAAAGAATCCCCTGGGAAGTATTATCGGAGCCTCCCAACTCTTATATGAAGAAGTTAAAAATAACCCGGAACTGGCCGAATATCTTAAAGTTGTTATTAAAGAAGCAGAACGTGTAAATCGCCTCATCGAAGATTTACTGAGCCTGACCAAACCAACCCGGTTGAACTTCAAGAAGGTCAATATCCATGAAATACTTAAAAACATTCTACTTCTAGAAAGTGCTTCCTCCACAAAAATTATTTTTCAGGAAGAGTACGATCCAAGCTTACCGGAAATCCTGGCAGATAGAGAAAAGCTCACCCAGGTTTTTTTAAACCTCATCCATAACGGCATAGAGGCCATGTCTGGACAAGGAATCATTAAACTTGTTACCAGGGTATCTACCGATTGTTATATTTCTAGAACAGGTCCAGAAAAACGATCTCGTCCTATGATCGTCGTGGAAATCCATGATCAAGGGGAAGGGATTCCGGAAGATGCCATAGAAAAGCTTTTTACACCTTTTTATACTACAAAACCTAAAGGAGTTGGATTGGGACTTGCAATTTCTCATAAAATTATCGAAGAACACGAAGGCTTTATTAAAGTAGAAAGTAAAATCGGAAAAGGGAGTATATTTAAAGTATATCTGCCCCTTTCTTGA
- the glnA gene encoding type I glutamate--ammonia ligase — MIARTPKEVIDYAKKQGVQFIDLKFEDLPGLWQHFTITWNEFNEALFEEGIGFDGSSIRGFQTIDQSDMLLVPDPNTAWIDPFMKHPTLSLICNVKDPVTGERYTRDPRYVAQKAENYLKSTGIADISYFGPEAEFFIFDDIRFGQTYNQGYYYIDSKEGFWNSGKEENPNLGYKPRYKEGYFPVPPMDSLQDIRSEIVETLEKIGIPVEVQHHEVATAGQGEIDMRFTSLTDMADRLMTFKYVVKNVARRNGKTATFMPKPIFMDNGSGMHVHQSLWKDGKNLFYQSGGYADISQTCKYYIGGLLKHAHAVLAFAAPTTNSYRRLVPGYEAPVNLAYSQRNRSACVRIPMYSRSEKAKRIEFRCPDPSCNAYLAFAAMLMAGLDGIQNKIDPGDPLDKDIYDLEPEEAALVETVPGSLEEALDALEKDHDFLMKGEVFTEDVLETWLSYKRQHEVDAIRLRPHPYEFALYFDI; from the coding sequence ATGATAGCAAGAACACCGAAGGAAGTGATCGATTACGCCAAAAAACAGGGAGTACAGTTCATTGATCTCAAATTTGAAGATCTTCCAGGGCTTTGGCAACATTTTACAATAACCTGGAATGAATTCAACGAGGCTCTTTTTGAAGAAGGAATAGGGTTTGACGGGTCCAGTATTCGTGGGTTTCAGACCATTGACCAGAGTGATATGCTTTTAGTACCGGATCCCAATACGGCCTGGATCGATCCCTTCATGAAACATCCTACTCTAAGTCTTATTTGTAATGTAAAAGACCCTGTGACCGGCGAACGCTATACCAGAGATCCCAGGTATGTAGCTCAAAAAGCTGAGAATTATTTGAAATCTACAGGAATTGCAGATATCTCTTACTTTGGTCCCGAAGCTGAGTTTTTCATTTTCGATGATATTCGATTCGGGCAGACCTACAATCAAGGGTATTATTATATCGATTCCAAGGAAGGATTCTGGAACAGCGGTAAAGAAGAGAATCCAAACCTGGGATATAAACCTCGGTACAAGGAAGGTTACTTCCCGGTCCCTCCCATGGACAGTTTACAGGACATCCGTTCTGAAATCGTAGAGACTCTGGAAAAAATCGGAATTCCTGTAGAAGTCCAACATCATGAAGTAGCTACAGCGGGTCAAGGTGAAATTGATATGAGATTTACCTCTCTGACCGATATGGCCGATCGGCTCATGACGTTCAAATATGTCGTGAAGAATGTGGCCCGGAGGAATGGAAAGACCGCTACTTTCATGCCAAAACCTATCTTCATGGATAATGGATCTGGAATGCATGTTCATCAAAGTCTCTGGAAAGATGGGAAAAATCTGTTCTATCAAAGTGGTGGATATGCGGATATCAGTCAAACCTGTAAATACTACATTGGAGGCCTGCTTAAGCATGCTCATGCTGTTTTAGCTTTTGCTGCACCGACTACCAACTCTTATAGAAGACTGGTTCCAGGCTATGAAGCCCCTGTTAATCTGGCTTACTCCCAGAGAAATAGAAGTGCTTGTGTGCGAATTCCCATGTACTCTAGAAGTGAAAAGGCCAAGAGAATCGAGTTTAGATGTCCGGATCCTTCTTGTAATGCCTATCTGGCCTTCGCGGCAATGCTTATGGCCGGACTAGATGGGATCCAGAACAAAATCGATCCGGGGGATCCTCTGGATAAAGACATCTATGACCTGGAACCTGAGGAGGCAGCCCTGGTGGAGACCGTTCCGGGTAGCCTTGAAGAAGCACTGGATGCCCTGGAAAAGGATCATGATTTCCTTATGAAAGGAGAGGTATTTACAGAGGATGTCTTAGAGACCTGGTTAAGTTACAAAAGACAACATGAAGTGGATGCCATTCGACTTCGTCCACATCCTTACGAATTCGCTCTGTATTTTGATATATAA
- a CDS encoding P-II family nitrogen regulator — protein sequence MKKIEAIIKPFKLDEVRDKLGEIGVQGMTVSEVKGFGRQKGHSELYRGAEYVVDFLPKIKMEIVVPDTLADKVVEVILTTAKTGKIGDGKIFILPVEDAFRIRTGEQGDHAI from the coding sequence ATGAAAAAGATAGAAGCTATTATCAAGCCTTTTAAATTAGATGAAGTCAGGGATAAATTGGGTGAGATCGGCGTTCAGGGAATGACGGTCAGCGAGGTTAAAGGTTTTGGACGTCAGAAAGGGCACAGTGAACTCTATCGAGGAGCGGAGTATGTGGTAGATTTTCTTCCGAAAATTAAGATGGAGATTGTAGTTCCGGATACCCTGGCCGATAAGGTTGTAGAGGTTATTTTAACGACAGCCAAAACGGGGAAGATCGGGGACGGAAAGATTTTCATTTTACCTGTGGAAGATGCTTTTCGAATTAGAACCGGAGAGCAGGGGGATCACGCTATTTAG
- a CDS encoding radical SAM protein → MKVKEILPAWGRILRGYYPALSIEITRECPLRCPGCYAYETQHLGQLGPLRTLTDYKGQQLIDGVLNLVSRYRPLHLSIIGGEPLVRFRELNTLLPELSKRGLVVQLVTSAVREIPLSWSQIKNLNLVVSIDGLQPDHDRRRAPATYEKILKNIQGHSITVHCTITHQMTGRAGYFEAFLSFWSGRPEVQKIWFSLFTPQKGARSEEILSPHEREEVLRELTRLRPMFPKLDLRDAILEGLRNPPSSPAKCIFARTTLSITADLHSRITPCQFGGNPDCSQCGCIASAGLKGVGDYRLMGFLPLRFIFNISDRIGKTTLKFSGKSKSNPLDPSATRG, encoded by the coding sequence ATGAAAGTAAAGGAAATTCTCCCAGCCTGGGGTCGTATCTTAAGGGGGTATTATCCAGCGTTATCCATTGAGATTACCCGCGAGTGCCCGCTTCGTTGCCCGGGTTGTTACGCTTACGAAACCCAACATCTTGGGCAGCTTGGACCCTTACGGACCCTGACCGATTATAAGGGACAGCAATTAATAGATGGCGTGTTAAATCTGGTCAGTCGCTATCGTCCCCTTCACCTCTCTATTATTGGAGGCGAACCTCTGGTACGTTTTCGGGAATTAAACACTCTACTGCCGGAATTGAGCAAAAGGGGTCTTGTGGTTCAGCTTGTAACCAGTGCTGTGCGTGAAATTCCTCTATCCTGGAGCCAGATAAAGAACCTGAACCTGGTGGTTTCCATAGATGGTTTACAACCCGATCACGATCGCAGACGAGCTCCTGCAACTTACGAGAAAATTTTAAAAAACATCCAGGGGCATTCTATCACGGTACATTGCACCATAACCCATCAGATGACAGGCCGGGCCGGATACTTTGAAGCTTTTCTGTCCTTCTGGTCCGGCAGGCCAGAAGTCCAAAAGATCTGGTTCAGCCTGTTCACCCCCCAGAAAGGCGCAAGATCTGAGGAGATACTTTCACCCCATGAGCGTGAGGAAGTATTAAGAGAACTTACCCGGTTGCGTCCGATGTTTCCCAAGTTAGACTTACGGGATGCAATCTTAGAAGGACTTCGTAATCCTCCTTCGTCTCCCGCCAAATGCATTTTTGCCAGGACTACCTTGAGTATCACCGCGGATTTACATAGCCGGATTACCCCCTGTCAATTTGGGGGTAATCCGGATTGTTCCCAGTGTGGTTGCATAGCCTCGGCGGGCCTGAAGGGAGTAGGGGATTATCGCCTGATGGGCTTTTTACCTTTAAGATTTATTTTTAATATCTCCGATAGAATAGGTAAAACCACCCTCAAATTCTCGGGAAAATCAAAATCCAACCCTTTAGATCCTTCGGCAACCCGAGGATAA
- a CDS encoding radical SAM protein produces the protein MGRDLMIQHHKDSDGSTRAPDFRLDSQLHDLLMKGTRKPNLLQIDEFQTLPEPVFPQKPEALGDMGPDLVTLRSSDNPYRRRWTAPLIYRAMRGWLFPYIRSRILPGDFHPIIAYLFTEWKCNLDCHYCWAFDNRVKGMTEDTAKRSIDWLYEAGCRVLALMGGEVLLRPKFVHKVVYYAAKKGFWVYLPTNGRLLKPEVIDRLGDAGVATVNFAVDCVDEKPGLPKALNPIRSYFEYLIKKQYVYGYCVFFNMNITRINLEDIRQLTEIAHDYGIATDYHINESPMLEQHHFKHLENNETFLRPEDYPKVDELIDWLIEKNRAGYKMVNSIQRLKDMKDFMCGKVKPWNCRAGHNSLIIRVDGTLAPCFPMYSATYDWGVVGRHRFETQQLNTMKTSCQTHCFSTLNHNLAYCYDDGRVIRWVLKQAKRGFQGVSGSFD, from the coding sequence ATGGGCAGAGACTTGATGATCCAACATCATAAAGACTCGGACGGCTCTACACGCGCCCCTGACTTCCGACTTGATAGTCAACTACACGATTTATTAATGAAAGGAACCAGGAAACCCAATCTACTTCAGATCGACGAATTTCAAACACTCCCTGAGCCGGTTTTTCCACAAAAACCAGAGGCTCTGGGAGATATGGGACCTGATCTGGTTACTCTTCGGAGTTCTGATAACCCTTATCGACGACGATGGACAGCACCTCTTATTTATCGTGCCATGCGGGGCTGGCTGTTTCCTTACATTCGATCTCGCATACTTCCTGGGGATTTTCACCCCATCATTGCTTATCTGTTTACCGAATGGAAATGCAACCTGGATTGTCACTACTGTTGGGCCTTCGACAATCGCGTCAAGGGCATGACAGAGGATACTGCCAAACGGTCGATAGATTGGTTGTACGAAGCAGGTTGTCGGGTACTGGCTCTGATGGGGGGTGAAGTTCTTCTTAGGCCGAAGTTTGTCCACAAGGTGGTCTATTATGCCGCAAAGAAAGGATTTTGGGTTTATCTTCCTACCAATGGGCGGTTGTTGAAGCCAGAAGTGATTGACCGTCTCGGGGATGCAGGGGTCGCTACGGTTAATTTTGCAGTGGATTGCGTGGATGAGAAACCCGGGCTCCCCAAAGCATTAAATCCGATTCGATCGTACTTTGAGTATCTGATTAAAAAACAGTATGTCTACGGGTATTGTGTATTCTTTAATATGAACATTACCCGAATCAACCTGGAGGATATCAGACAATTGACCGAGATTGCCCATGATTACGGGATTGCAACCGATTATCATATCAATGAATCCCCCATGCTGGAACAACATCACTTTAAACATCTAGAGAATAATGAGACCTTTCTTCGGCCTGAAGATTACCCCAAAGTGGATGAATTGATAGACTGGTTGATTGAGAAGAATCGTGCAGGTTACAAGATGGTCAATTCTATCCAGCGTCTTAAGGACATGAAGGATTTCATGTGTGGCAAGGTAAAACCCTGGAACTGCCGGGCCGGCCATAATTCTCTTATCATCCGGGTCGATGGAACCTTAGCCCCCTGTTTCCCCATGTATTCAGCAACCTATGATTGGGGAGTTGTGGGTCGTCACAGGTTTGAGACCCAACAGCTTAATACCATGAAGACAAGCTGCCAAACCCATTGTTTCTCGACCCTGAACCATAACCTGGCATATTGCTACGATGATGGACGGGTCATTCGATGGGTGTTGAAACAAGCAAAGCGTGGATTTCAAGGAGTTTCAGGTAGCTTTGACTGA
- a CDS encoding nucleoside hydrolase gives MIDHTQKAIHTCKYSWLFPLAGFVLTFVGGLGFSLSNQDIRINVQRIGLVVFAILTGVGFYYTLQAFRHFKIYRIKACFYHVVGGLLVNLFLVLMTVIGVGALYTFNHHSDPLTIHSVKAFKPSISYPSKLPVWIDTDPACGEGETDDVDDCWALIAALRSPELDIRGISTVFGNTKGEKGFQIARQAITHFGGSYPSHPPPPIFEGSLSPGNPDWKSTQASEALASALRKEKLTLIAQGPLTNVATVLINHPDVVGNIERIVMIGGKHPGDLFHPGEQWWFHFRDFNVCKDTPATQIVLYSGVPLILIPFELATHLVITRSDLKRLELGDEVARWLYRGSEPWLSFWENKLHKEGFHPFDLLAIGYVTLPDMFTCKVSPARIGFSLFLEPLGMGRDLEVAPYIRGPRVYYCFDLNPRFKEVFIRRLLNNTPG, from the coding sequence ATGATAGATCACACCCAAAAGGCTATTCACACCTGTAAGTATAGCTGGTTATTTCCGCTGGCCGGATTTGTGCTGACTTTCGTGGGTGGTCTCGGATTCAGTTTATCCAATCAGGATATACGGATCAATGTTCAAAGGATAGGATTGGTAGTTTTTGCCATTTTGACAGGGGTAGGTTTTTACTACACCCTTCAGGCTTTTCGTCACTTCAAGATCTATAGGATAAAAGCTTGTTTTTATCATGTCGTGGGTGGGTTATTGGTTAACCTGTTTTTGGTTTTAATGACCGTTATTGGTGTCGGTGCCCTTTATACCTTCAACCACCATTCAGATCCCCTAACTATCCATTCGGTAAAAGCGTTCAAGCCCTCGATATCTTACCCATCTAAACTACCTGTATGGATAGACACAGATCCTGCTTGTGGAGAGGGAGAAACCGATGATGTGGACGATTGCTGGGCTTTGATAGCAGCTCTCCGCTCACCTGAGCTGGATATTCGAGGGATTAGTACCGTTTTTGGAAATACGAAGGGTGAGAAGGGTTTTCAAATTGCACGTCAGGCTATCACCCATTTTGGTGGCTCTTATCCCTCTCATCCACCCCCTCCCATTTTTGAAGGAAGCCTTTCCCCGGGAAATCCTGACTGGAAAAGTACTCAGGCCTCTGAAGCCCTGGCCTCGGCTTTAAGAAAAGAAAAACTGACCCTTATCGCCCAGGGACCTCTCACCAATGTTGCAACGGTTCTGATTAACCATCCCGATGTTGTGGGAAATATAGAAAGAATTGTCATGATCGGAGGGAAACACCCGGGGGATTTGTTTCATCCCGGGGAACAATGGTGGTTCCATTTTCGTGACTTTAATGTTTGTAAAGATACCCCGGCTACTCAAATTGTTTTATATTCGGGAGTCCCTCTGATCTTGATTCCGTTTGAATTGGCAACTCACCTGGTAATTACACGGTCTGACTTGAAACGCCTGGAACTCGGCGATGAAGTTGCCAGATGGCTTTATCGGGGGAGTGAGCCATGGTTATCCTTTTGGGAAAATAAACTCCATAAGGAAGGGTTCCATCCCTTTGATCTCCTGGCCATAGGCTATGTAACCCTGCCGGATATGTTTACCTGTAAAGTTAGCCCGGCCCGGATCGGATTTAGTCTCTTTCTTGAACCCCTGGGTATGGGCCGTGACCTGGAAGTAGCACCCTATATTCGAGGTCCCAGGGTCTATTACTGTTTTGATCTAAACCCCCGGTTTAAGGAAGTCTTTATCCGCCGCTTATTGAATAATACCCCGGGATGA